From Pseudanabaena sp. PCC 6802, one genomic window encodes:
- a CDS encoding DUF1838 domain-containing protein: MAAETRDFDAQQWVKTRSSLDSNESSFLIWAGSIYAFIPGEKRNRLFKMVGMSVSRCIPSAEGIWDFTSRELTYYLHPETGEILQQWENPWTGELLTVMHVANDPVQGHFKGKFPAQVDGSNTTFVFDLFSTYPNPLATDRKFAEHSPNPTYQAAELFKISVPTEELLNPEILSVSKLQLYWDRVGPWVPWMKMGDRPGQLIYSACGSKVNGVDELPQLLRDEINTRMPLYKNAPLSYSDDVEDMTSWLYFQKHFDAYLAGKTFPLPQSEEI; encoded by the coding sequence ATGGCTGCTGAAACCAGAGACTTTGATGCCCAACAGTGGGTGAAGACGCGATCGTCGCTCGACTCAAACGAATCGAGTTTCCTGATCTGGGCGGGGTCAATATATGCTTTCATTCCCGGTGAAAAGAGAAATCGCCTCTTTAAAATGGTGGGCATGAGCGTCAGCAGGTGCATTCCCTCCGCAGAGGGGATCTGGGATTTCACATCCAGAGAGTTGACTTACTACCTTCATCCAGAGACAGGTGAAATTTTGCAGCAGTGGGAAAATCCTTGGACAGGCGAATTACTAACGGTAATGCACGTTGCCAACGATCCCGTACAGGGGCATTTCAAAGGCAAGTTTCCCGCACAAGTAGATGGCAGCAATACCACTTTCGTATTTGACCTATTTTCTACTTATCCCAATCCTCTCGCCACAGATCGGAAATTTGCCGAGCATAGCCCGAATCCAACTTATCAGGCAGCCGAGTTATTCAAGATTTCAGTTCCCACTGAAGAACTATTGAATCCTGAAATTCTCTCTGTTTCCAAACTCCAGCTTTACTGGGATCGGGTCGGGCCTTGGGTGCCCTGGATGAAAATGGGCGATCGCCCCGGTCAACTCATCTACAGCGCCTGTGGCAGCAAAGTAAATGGAGTGGATGAATTGCCGCAACTGCTAAGGGATGAGATTAATACTCGCATGCCTCTATATAAAAATGCACCGCTGTCTTATTCAGATGATGTAGAAGATATGACCTCGTGGTTGTATTTTCAAAAGCACTTTGATGCTTACCTAGCTGGCAAAACTTTTCCCTTACCACAGTCAGAGGAGATTTAA
- a CDS encoding glycoside hydrolase family 57 protein yields the protein MTIGYLALVLHAHLPFVRHPESDYVLEEEWLYEAITETYIPLLKVFEGLRTDGVDFKLTMTLTPPLVAMLRDPLLQERYEAHLTQLQKLVACEVERNKFNSHLKYLAEFYEKELAEVRSLWQKYDGDIVGAFKQFLDSNNLEIITCGATHGYLPLLKMYPEAIRAQLQVAVESHTQEFGKPPNGIWLPECAYFNGLERAIADAGLRYFISDGHGIMYAKPRPRFSTYAPIFTETGVAVFARDQESSQQVWSARIGYPSDPVYREFYKDLGWEADYEYIKPFIMPNGQRKNTGVKYHKITGQNLDLGAKQLYDPYWAREKAAEHAGNFCFNREKQIEHLYHSMGRPPIVMSPYDAELFGHWWYEGPWFIDYTLRKAYFDQKVFRLTHLADYLKENPSQQVARPAQSSWGYKGFHEFWLNETNAWVYPHLHKATERMIALAQREAVDELERKALNQAAREVLLAQSSDWTFIMSTGTMVPYAVRRTKSHLLRFNKLFEDISKGAIDSGWLEKVEYMDNIFPQIDYRVYRPLSTPVLQA from the coding sequence ATGACCATTGGATATCTTGCACTAGTTCTACACGCTCACTTGCCCTTTGTCCGCCACCCTGAGAGCGATTATGTTCTAGAGGAAGAATGGCTGTATGAGGCAATTACCGAAACTTACATTCCCCTACTCAAGGTATTTGAGGGACTGAGGACAGATGGCGTTGACTTCAAGCTCACCATGACTCTGACCCCACCCTTGGTGGCAATGCTGCGCGATCCTTTGCTTCAGGAACGTTATGAAGCCCACTTAACCCAACTACAAAAGCTGGTAGCTTGTGAAGTGGAGCGCAACAAGTTCAACAGCCACCTCAAGTATTTGGCTGAGTTCTACGAAAAAGAATTGGCAGAGGTGCGATCGCTATGGCAAAAATATGATGGCGATATCGTGGGTGCGTTCAAGCAATTCCTGGATAGCAATAATCTGGAAATTATTACCTGCGGCGCAACGCACGGCTATCTGCCCTTGCTAAAAATGTACCCCGAAGCGATACGGGCGCAACTCCAAGTGGCGGTAGAGTCCCACACCCAGGAATTTGGCAAGCCACCCAATGGCATCTGGCTGCCTGAATGCGCCTACTTCAACGGGTTAGAACGCGCGATCGCCGATGCTGGTTTGCGCTACTTCATCTCCGACGGTCATGGCATCATGTACGCCAAGCCTCGTCCGCGCTTTAGCACCTATGCTCCCATTTTTACCGAAACGGGCGTAGCCGTATTTGCCAGAGATCAGGAATCTTCGCAGCAAGTATGGTCGGCAAGGATCGGTTATCCCAGCGACCCAGTCTACCGCGAATTTTACAAAGATTTGGGTTGGGAAGCCGACTACGAGTACATTAAACCCTTTATCATGCCAAATGGGCAGCGCAAAAATACGGGGGTTAAGTACCACAAAATTACAGGTCAGAATTTAGATCTGGGTGCCAAGCAGCTATACGATCCTTACTGGGCAAGGGAAAAAGCCGCCGAACATGCGGGCAATTTCTGCTTTAACCGCGAGAAACAAATCGAGCATCTGTATCACAGTATGGGGCGACCGCCAATTGTCATGTCGCCCTACGATGCCGAGTTATTTGGGCATTGGTGGTACGAAGGCCCCTGGTTTATTGACTATACGCTTCGCAAAGCCTACTTCGACCAGAAGGTATTTCGCCTTACGCACCTTGCCGACTACTTGAAAGAAAATCCCAGTCAGCAGGTGGCACGTCCGGCACAGTCAAGCTGGGGCTACAAGGGTTTCCACGAGTTCTGGCTGAACGAGACGAATGCTTGGGTATATCCGCATTTACACAAAGCCACCGAGCGCATGATTGCTCTGGCACAGCGCGAGGCAGTTGACGAATTAGAACGTAAAGCCTTGAATCAGGCGGCACGGGAAGTACTGTTAGCCCAATCTTCAGATTGGACGTTCATTATGAGTACGGGCACCATGGTGCCCTATGCCGTGCGACGCACCAAATCTCACCTGTTGCGGTTCAACAAATTATTTGAGGATATTAGTAAAGGTGCGATCGACTCTGGCTGGCTGGAAAAAGTAGAATATATGGACAATATCTTTCCACAAATCGATTACAGGGTCTATCGTCCCTTATCTACTCCGGTTTTGCAGGCATAG